One Sulfurimonas sp. HSL-3221 genomic window, GAGAAACGGCAGCTCACCGTCGAGAAGGGAAAACAGAGCGTCGTCTACCCCGGCGTCGCGACGACCGTGCAGACCGACGCCGTCAGCGTGAAGCTGCCCTCTGGCGTAACGCTCTACTCGCAGCAGTACCGCTTCGACAAGATCACTCTCGCCAAGATCATCGAGGCGAACATCGGCAAGCGCGTGCGCTTCAAAACCGGCGACGCCGAGCATCCGGGCATCGGCGGCGGAACGCTTCTGGCGGCGTCGCCCGCCGTCGTGCGGACCGACCGCGGCATCGAGAGCGGGATCAAAAACGAGGATTTCATCTTCGACGCCATCCCAGACACACTGATCATGAAGCCCTCCCTCGTCTGGAACGTCGAGGCCTCCAAGCGGGTCCGGGGGGAGATGGCGCTGGACTACCTCATAGGCAGCATCCGGTGGAAAAGCGACTATACCCTCACCATGGACGGCGACAAAGGGGACCTGACGGGATGGATCACCGTCGACAACCGCTCGGGCAAACGTTTCGAGAACACGAAGCTGCACCTGCTCGCGGGGGAGATCAACAGGCCTGCCCAGCCGCGTCTCTACGTCGGCAAGGTGATGATGGAGGCCGCGGCGGCGCCAGTGGCGGAGCAGGCCGTCGAGGGGTACCACCTCTACAGCGTCCCCTTCGAGGTCACCCTCGCCGACAATGAAAAGACGCAAATACGCTTTATCGACCGGCCGTCGCATGCGCTAAAGAGGCGCTACGAGGTGACCATGCCCGCGCCCCTGCAAAGCGGCGCGGAGCTCAAACGCCCCGTCAGCCAGTTCGTCGACCTCGAAGGCTTCGACATCCCGCTGCCCGCGGGCACGGTGCGCACCTACACCGAAACGGACGGGACGACCATCCTGCTGGGCGAGAGCGCGCTGGACAACACCCCCAAAGACGAGATGGTCACCCTGCGCCTGGGGACGAACTTCGACCTCGTCGCCAAGAGCACGCTGGAGACGCGCCAGGACGAGGGGTCCTACTGGAACGTGAAAGTTGCCTACCGCCTCTCCAACCGCTCCGACAGCGCCAAAGATGTCGACGTCCTCGTCCCCGGCGTCTCCTCGGACGGCAAAGCCACCATCAAAAGCACGCTCTCCTACGAACGCCGCGACGGCTACACCATCCGCTTCTCCCCGACGCTGAAGGCGGGTGAGACCAAAACGTGGCAGGTCTCCTACCGCATCCCAAAACCCTAGCTTTTCTGCGTTCCAATAAACGCCGCCAGCGCCTTTACCGGCAGCGGCACGTCGCACTGCAGCACAAAATGGTGCGCCTGCTCCGATTCTAAAAGCGGCTTGACCCTGCTCTGCTGCATGGCGAGGACCGCTTCGTCCGCTTCGGAGACGTCGTCGCCCTTCTCGCCGCGCAGCCGTATGCGGCGCAGAAGCTCCGCTTCACCGCACTCAATGTCCAAAATCACATAGGGAACGCCCCGACGCGCGGCCAGCGCCGCGAAGGGCTCCCGTTGCTGCGCAGAGAGGAAAGTCGCATCGGCGACGGCGCTGCAGCCTGCTTTCAGCACTGTTTCGGCCAGCGTTTCGAGCCTGCCGTAGGTCGCCGCCGTCGCCGCCGCCGTATAGATGTCCACTTCATCCCCTTCACTGCGGAAAAGGCGCATCCGCTCAATGTCCGAACGCAGCCGCAGCGCCCCGAACGCCTCGACGGCTTCCAGGGCCAGGGTGCTCTTGCCCGATGCCGAGACGCCGTGCATGATCATCAGAAAAGGCTCGCCCCTCTCCCCGTAACTTTTTGCCAGCGCAATGTAAGCCCGTACTTCGTCGACGACGCTTTCGCGCTCCTCCTCCGCAATCTCCTGCGCGGCGTGGAGCGCGAGCACCTTGGCCCGCACCATGGCCCGGTAGGTCTTGTAAAAGGGAAGCAGCGCTACGGCGGCGTAGTCGCCCGTATGTTCAAGGTAGCGGTTGAGGATGCGGCGGCTTTGGCATGAGAGTCCCCTGTACTCCAGATCCATCAGCAAAAAGGCGAGGTCGCTGATGACGTCGATGTGGTTGAGATAGGGGTTGAACTCGATGGCGTCGAAGAGCATGGGCCTGCCCTCGAAGAGCGCCATGTTGTGCAGGTGCATGTCGCCGTGGACTTCGCGCACGAAGCCGTCATCGCGTCGCTGCTGCAGCAACGGGGTCAGGCGTGCATGCTCCACCCGCGTCCACTGCTCCAGCGCCGCGACCTCCGCGGCCAGGTCGCCGTCGCGGTGCAGGGAGGCCATGAGGTCGAAGTTCTCCTGCATCGGCATGATGACCCTCGCGGGCGTACCGTAGTCGCTCTCGGCGTCGACGATGGGCGCGCCGTCGTGCATGGCGGCGGCCGTGTCGGCGACGGCGTCGCACTCTTCGTCTGTCAAACCTCTCGCAGCGGCGATGTTGTCGAGCTGCGCCCCGGCATCAAAGCGGCGCATCTTCACGGCGTACTCGATGGCCGCGCCCTCCCCGTCCAGTTCCGGCGACTCGATGCTGCCCGTCACGGCGACGACCCCCAGGTAGAGCAGCGGCGCGTAACGGCCGTTGATGCGCACCTCTTCCTGGCAGAATCGCTTGCGCCGCTCCAGGGTAGAGTAGTCCAGGAAGCCGAAGTCGACGGGTTTTTTCAACTTGTAAACGACGTCTTTGGCGATGATGACGCTGGAGATGTGGGTCTGGATAAGGGAGGATTCCGGCTGCCCCAGCGTCTGCAGCAGGTTGCGCACCAGCCGGTCGTGGTCGCGCTCGGTCATTTTTGCCTAGACCTTGACGCGGTCTTCGAGGGCCCGGGCGAGGGAGAGCATGTCGATGTTCTCCAGGCTCACGCCCGTCGGGACCCCCTGGGCGATCCGGGTGAACCGCACGTCCATCCCCTGCAGCTTGTCCTCGATGTAGAGGATGACGGCGTCAGTGGCGATGGAGGGCGTCAGCGCAAAGATGATCTCCTCGACGCCGCTGCCCGCCGTGGCGCGCAGGTGGTCGATGTCGAGGCGATCGAGTGCGTCGAGGACGTAGTAGCGGCCGCCGAAAAGCCCGTTCTCCTCAATGGTAAGGATGTCCTTCGCGTTCTCGACGATGCACAGCAGCGATACGTCGCGCCCCTCGTCGGAGCAGACGCCGCAGAGTTCGTCCTCGCTCATCCCCCCGCAGGAGCGGCACTTTTTGATGCTGCCGACGGCATCCTCGATGGCGTGGGCAATCTTCATCGCCCCGAAGCTGTCGTGCATCAGCATGTGGTAGGCCAGGCGCGTCGCCGACTTCTGCCCGACGGTGGGGAGCTCCTGCAGGGCGTCGACAAGGCGCGTAAACTTCTCAAGGCTGTGTTTCATAGCGCTATTTTAGCGTAAAGCCGCCCCGGTGAGGCGCTGCCGCCTGAAAGATTTTTCAGCAATTTCGCCGGGAACGGCGATGATAGAAAACCTTTACCTGTTCCGGTCTAGAATAAAAGATTACGGCATTAGAAGGAGCAGCGTCATGGCAGAGTTTGACCCCGAAGCGTACAGGCAGATGGTCCGTTCCTACCAGGAGCGCGAGGACCCGCTGGGGTGGTTCGACAGCATCTACAGCAGCGCCAACGGCGACCACACCGCCGTCTTCTGGGCCGACCTCGCCCCCAACCCCTACCTGACCGGCTGGCTCAAAGCTCACCCCCTCGACAAAGGAGAGAAGAAAAAAGCCATCGCTGTGGGCTGCGGGGTCGGTGACGATGCCGAGGAGCTCTCCGCCTTCGGCTACGACGTCACCGCCTTCGACATCGCCCCCAGCGCCATCGCGCTCTGCAAGAACCGCTATCCCGACAGCAAAGTAGAGTACCTCATCGCCGACCTTTTCGACTACCCCGAAGCGTGGCGTGGGGCCTACGACGTCGTCTACGAGTGCAACACCATCCAGGTGCTCCCGGGCAAGTACCGCATCATGGCCCGCGACGCCATGGTATCACTCCTCACCCCCGGCGGCACCATCCTCGTCTCATGCCGCAGCCGCCTGGCCGGGGAGCAAACTGACGCCATCCCCCTCCCCCTCGACCGCGACGAGATCGGCGGCTTCGTCCGTGCCGGCCTGAACGAAGAGAGCTTCGTCGCCTACGACGACGACCAGACTCCACCGGTGCCGCACTTCTTCGCAACTTACCGAAAGCCGCTATAGCCGCTTTAATATGACATATATTTTTTCAAACTCAAAGTATACATATATTTATGTTTAATTGTTTTTATTTGCAGCTTTTTATAATGATAAAAATTCTATAGTTTATAGCTACGTTTTGATTTAATATTTAAGTATTAAAGGAATTTCATGATGTATTTGTTCGTTTTTGGAACATGGATTATGCTTTTAGCTTGGTTAGCAATAGATCTTCATAAACGCGGACCATGGGCTTTATTTTTTGGAACTATTATATTGACTATGTATGGTGCCGTCCCTGCAATTGGATTAACAATGGATGGTGACACCTTAAACAATACAGCAATGAAGTATATAGGTCAGATGTTAATGGTATTCATTTCGGTCCTTGGAGGTGCTTTAATGAGTTTAGCTTTTACAGAATTAAGAAAGATGTCTATAGAAAAGCAAAAAGCAAAAGAAATTGCCAAAGAAAGATAATAGATAAGAGAAGTATATGAGAATAGAAACACCTTACACAAAGAACTCAGGACGCTTGGCTGATGTAATCGCAGCAATTCAAGTAATGGGTACTTATAAATTTTACAAGCTTGACTTTGCTACTTGGTCAGATCGCATCAGTGGGGATAAATCAAAAGGTGAATACTGGAAACATATCTTCGAACAACACCCTGAGTTTTTTCGACTCGATAATGGCCGAGGAAAAGCATCCCTTGTTTGGCGACGCAATTATCAAAAACTATATGATGTCGACAAAGAAGAAAAGATTACTCGGGAAGATTATAATGCTCTCACTCCTGATCAAAAAGAGCGAATTTCACGTATTCCTCTAACGAACTCCGATATTTCAACCTTAGTGAACACTGCCATTAATTTGCATTCTAGAGAGATCGAAAACAAAAAAGACTCCAGATGGTGGATATCGGGTGTAATTGGTTTGTTAGGTGTTGTACTGGGGGCAATCATTAAAGCGTATGCAGGTTAAAGCAGTTAACAACCCAGAGAAGAGCAATCAAAAATTCGTTAGTGGTTTTTTGATTGCTTATTTTAAACGTTAGGCAATAAAGGAAGTCATAAAATGAAAAGAACAATCTTTTATTCATGGCAGTCTGATTTACCTAATAATACAAATTGGTCATTTATTGAAACGTGCTTGTCTTCAGCTACTAAAGAACTCAAAAAAATTCAACCGGTGTCAATTGTGATTGATATTGACAGAGCAACAAGACAAGATACAGGATCTCCGGACATAACTGAATCAATATTTACGAAGATAACAAATAGCAGCGTCTTTGTTGCAGATGTATCTATAGTCAATGGAACGAGCAATGGAAGAAAAACACCTAACCCTAATGTATTAATTGAACTTGGATATGCCGCAAGAACTTTGGGGTGGGAAAAAATAATCTGTATTTGTAATACTGATTTTGGTGATTTAACCAATCTGCCTTTCGATTTGCGAAATCGTAGAATAATGACCTACAGCTTGAAAGACAAAAATAAATCCGATGTAAAAAGAGAAGTGTCTAATGGTATAAAAAAAGCAGTAATGGAAATGCATTCAAAAGGCATATTGACAGATAAAATCCTTGATTATTTAAAAAAAGAAATTGACCAAGAGATGCTAATATTAATAACACATCTGGTTCGATTCATAAACAAATCAAGTGAAAAAACCGACTTCCTTGAAGATGTAACGGCTTTTCTAAATTATGAAAAAAAAGACATCATTGAGATACTCAAAAATAAAAAGACTATCGGCTTCTACCTGCTAAAGAGTTTTCATGAGCATGAAAAAAAATTTAATACTTTTATAAATCAAGCAATGGGTTCACAATACTATAATCGTGAGATCCTAAATGCTTTAATCGATATTTACGAATGGTTCTCAGCATACAACGATATGCGTTCCAAATATTTTTCAAACCTCTTGATTAAACTCGAAAAAACCGAAGACAGACTGCATGTTATAAATAGCTCAGAAGTTACACATAATAGTCCATACTCAGATAGATATTTCCTCATGAAAAAAATCAACGAAAAAGAAAGTCAAGTTCATAATGTTGGAGATTTTTATCCCGGGAATGTCCCTGACTTGCTAAATTATTATGAATTTAATTCGGAATATCTTGATAAATATGCAGACACGATGACCCTTCTCTCTAAGAATTTCAATAATTGGCTTCAATTAACAAACAATGAATTTATTTTGGATTTTGTAAAAACCTTTAGAGTGAAACAGACTAATGGTGAGTGGCTATAAAGCCTCACCAATCAAAGGAGACCAAAAACCCCGAGCAGCGTTTGATTGCTCATTTTAAACGTTTCACACAAGGAGAACATATTGGAACTGGGCAAAGTCAAAATATCTAAAATGACTGGCAAGGAGTCCTTTCACATCGAAGGGAAAAGTCTCGATTTTGATTTACTATCCTTTTGGCAATGGTCAAGCTCTGAAATATTGGGAAATGCTCTTAGAGGTGTTTTAGCTGAATATATTGTTGCAAAAGATATTGACTGCCCCTATGAGATTCGAGAAGAATGGGATGCTTATGATCTATTAACACCGGAAGGTTGGAAAATTGAAGTCAAATCTGCAAGTTATATTCAAAGTTGGGAACAGTCCAAACTATCAACTATTTCTTTCGGAATCCAGCCAACAATAATTTGGGAAAATGACACCACAAGAAGTCAAACTCCTAAAAGACAAGCTGATGTATATGTCTTTTGTCTACTGGCACATAAAGACCAAAACTCTATTGACCCCCTGAACTTATCGCAATGGGAATTTTATGTACTTCCTACAAGTACACTCAATGAAAAAGTTGGCCATCAAAAGTCGATAACGTTATCTTCTCTCTTGAAACTCGAACCCAATAAATGTAGCTTTGGTAATATCAAAGACGCAATTAGAAATATACAGAGCTAATCCAAATACACTTTACGATTGGTGGGAAGACTCGAACGGTGTCGCACTAAGAAAAAGATAGGGCTTACCGGTAAGAGTCACCCGGAACTTCTTCTGTTGCAGGTACTTCTTGCAGAAATAGACGTCCTTGTAGAGCAACGACTGTTCCGAGAATGCGTAGTTGGGTGCTTTGGCACCGTAGATGAGCTCCCCGTCCATCCAGCGGCTGTTGGGAAAGCCGAGGATGACGCTGCCGCCAGGAGCAAGGTAGTTTTGTATCAAGGACATAAACAGCGGCTTGAACTCCACGCCGGGGCTTTGCAGGGTTCCTATGCTCATAATGAGGTCGAAACGGCCGAGATTGAGGCTGTCGAGGTCGTTGATATCATGGACGTGGAAGCTCACGTTGGACTCGGGAAATTTCGCCTGCGCTTCGGCGATGGCCGTCGCCGAGTGGTCCACTCCGACGAGTTCCATCTCACCAAAAGAGTCGCCGAGCATCCGGCGGATCAGCTCGAACTCTTCCCCGCTGTTGATGCCGAGGTTAAGCCCTCGCTTCCGCTGCCCCACTTTTACCCGCTCCAGTGAATGGCGGTAGGCCCAGAGAAAAGCCGGTTCCTCGTTCTTGTTGATGGCCGCAAAGGGCGAAGCCGAGCCGTACTTCTCCGTTCTCTCTTCCACCTCTTCCCGGTGGAAGGACGACGCCGTGTCCAGCTTCATAAAACGCAGGAGGACGGTACCGTTTTCGAGCCGTTCGGGGGTCATCATGCGGCAGAGCAGAAGCTCCGCGAGGTCGGTCCACGCCTTGTAGCCCCGGTAGAGGTACACCGCACTGTCAACGGTAATCGTCGCTCCGGCGTAGCTGCCCGCGCCCAGGTCGGGGTCGAGAACGGAAAACTCGACGATCTCCCCGGCACGCAGCTGTGCCACATGCGCTTCGAGCAGAGACAAAATCTCCACCATGGGTTCTACTGTAAACGTCAGCATCTGCTCCCTACTCCGCTTTCGGCACTAATAACCAAAGTCGCAGCGGCGACTTCATCCGCCCCGCTTCGGCCTCCGCGTGTTCGCCGTAGCCCCAAAAGAGGTCGGCGCGCACCTGCCCCTTGATGGCGCTGCCCGTGTCCTGTGCCATGGCCAGGAGCTGCAGCGGCTCGCCCCCAAGGGGTTCGACGGCGTCGACGTAAACGGGGTAGCCCAGAGGGATGCGCGTGCGGTCGACGGCGACGGAGTGCATCGGCGTCAGCTCCGCGCCGAGGGTTCCCGTCGCCCCCTGGGTACGCTGGCCGAAGAAGATGTAGCTGGGGTTCGATTCCAGAATGCGTTTCTTCTCTGCCGGGTGGCTGCGAAGGTAGGCGCGGATCGTCTGCAGAGAGATCTCGGCTTTGGGGATGAGCCCTTCCTCGACCATCAGCTTCCCGATGGAGTGGTAGGGGTGGCCGTTTCTATCGGTATGGCCGACGTAGCGGGTCGTGTTGTCATCGAGCAGGACCCGCCCGGAACCCTGGACATGGAGAAAGAAGCGGTCGATGTCGCTGCTGACATAGCACAAAGGCCGCGCGTCGATGTCCCCGGCGTTGATCTGCGCCCGTGAGGGATAAGGCACCACGCGGTTGTCCTGGAGCCTGCCGCGCAGGTAGCGGTGGGTCAGGTCGGGATAGAGCGAGGCGAGCTCGACGCGCAGCAGGTCCTTCGGCGGCGCGTACAGAGGATAGGGGTAAGCGGCGCTCTGATTCGCCGAGCCGTGCAGGAGCGGTTCATAGTAGCCCGTCATCAGCCCTTCCTCTTTCCCCTTTTCCGTCAGCATAAAGGGACGAAAGTTCGCTTCAAAGAAGGCTTTGGCGTCGGCGCTTTTTTCCGCCTCTTCGCAGAGCGTCTGCAATGCAGGCACCTTGTTCAGGCCGCACTGCTTTTTGAAAACGGCCAGCCCTGCCTCGGCTCTTTGCTCGTTCCACTGCGGCAGCGCGTCGAAGGGGACAAAGACGCCGCTGCTGTCCGCTTCACCGTTCAGATTCAGGTGTGTTTCTTTCTGCGCACAGCCGCCCAAAAAGATCAGAAAAACGAGGGTAAAAAGGGAATGAAAAATGTACAACTTTATATCACTTCACTCAAGATGGTATAATTCCGAAAATTTTTTCGGGGCACTTCATTGTGCCGATCAAAAAAAACAGTATAACAAGGGATTTGTATGGAAGAGATGAGCTATTACGAAATTTTGGAGATCAGCCAGAGCGCTGAAAAGACCGAGATCAAGAAAGCCTATCGCAAAATGGCCAAGAAGTACCATCCCGACGCCAACCCGGACGACCCGGAAGCGGAACACAAATTCAAGCTCTGCAACGAGGCCTACCAGGTCCTCAGCGACGACGAAAAACGGAGCATCTACGACCGCTATGGCAAACAGGGGCTCGAAGGCATGGCCGGCGGTGGTGCGCGCGGCGGCTTCGGCGGGTTTGAGGACCTGGGCGAGATCTTCGAAGAGATGTTCGGCGGCGGGCGCCGCTCGCGCCAGAACCCGGCGGACATGGACAAATACCCCCTCGACCTCGGCGTCGAGATCGTTCTCAGCTTCAAAGAGGCGGTCTTCGGCTGCGACAAAGAGATCAGCTTCAGCTACAAAAAGGCGTGTGCGATGTGCGACGGCACCGGCGCCAAAGATGGCAAGCTCGCCCCCTGCCAGCAGTGCGGCGGCAAGGGCCAGGTCTACGTGCGCCAGGGCTTCATGACCTTCTCCCAGACCTGTCCGGTCTGCCACGGCGCGGGCACGATGCCGGGCGAGCCCTGCTCCGAGTGCCACGGCGCGGGCTTTGAAGAGGTCGAAGAGACCATCACCATCAAGGTCCCCGCGGGCGTCGACAGCGACAACCGCCTGCGCGTCTCCGGCAAGGGCAACGTCGGCAAGCGCGGCAGCCGCGGCGACCTCTATGTCACCTTCCAGGTCGAGCACGACGAGACCTTCCAGCGCCACGGCAACGACGTCTACGTCGAAGTCCCGGTCTTCTTCACTCAGGCGATCCTCGGCGAGACTATTACCATCCCGTCGCTTACAGGCGAGA contains:
- a CDS encoding class I SAM-dependent methyltransferase produces the protein MAEFDPEAYRQMVRSYQEREDPLGWFDSIYSSANGDHTAVFWADLAPNPYLTGWLKAHPLDKGEKKKAIAVGCGVGDDAEELSAFGYDVTAFDIAPSAIALCKNRYPDSKVEYLIADLFDYPEAWRGAYDVVYECNTIQVLPGKYRIMARDAMVSLLTPGGTILVSCRSRLAGEQTDAIPLPLDRDEIGGFVRAGLNEESFVAYDDDQTPPVPHFFATYRKPL
- the recR gene encoding recombination mediator RecR — its product is MKHSLEKFTRLVDALQELPTVGQKSATRLAYHMLMHDSFGAMKIAHAIEDAVGSIKKCRSCGGMSEDELCGVCSDEGRDVSLLCIVENAKDILTIEENGLFGGRYYVLDALDRLDIDHLRATAGSGVEEIIFALTPSIATDAVILYIEDKLQGMDVRFTRIAQGVPTGVSLENIDMLSLARALEDRVKV
- a CDS encoding AAA family ATPase, with the protein product MTERDHDRLVRNLLQTLGQPESSLIQTHISSVIIAKDVVYKLKKPVDFGFLDYSTLERRKRFCQEEVRINGRYAPLLYLGVVAVTGSIESPELDGEGAAIEYAVKMRRFDAGAQLDNIAAARGLTDEECDAVADTAAAMHDGAPIVDAESDYGTPARVIMPMQENFDLMASLHRDGDLAAEVAALEQWTRVEHARLTPLLQQRRDDGFVREVHGDMHLHNMALFEGRPMLFDAIEFNPYLNHIDVISDLAFLLMDLEYRGLSCQSRRILNRYLEHTGDYAAVALLPFYKTYRAMVRAKVLALHAAQEIAEEERESVVDEVRAYIALAKSYGERGEPFLMIMHGVSASGKSTLALEAVEAFGALRLRSDIERMRLFRSEGDEVDIYTAAATAATYGRLETLAETVLKAGCSAVADATFLSAQQREPFAALAARRGVPYVILDIECGEAELLRRIRLRGEKGDDVSEADEAVLAMQQSRVKPLLESEQAHHFVLQCDVPLPVKALAAFIGTQKS
- a CDS encoding class I SAM-dependent methyltransferase, with amino-acid sequence MVEILSLLEAHVAQLRAGEIVEFSVLDPDLGAGSYAGATITVDSAVYLYRGYKAWTDLAELLLCRMMTPERLENGTVLLRFMKLDTASSFHREEVEERTEKYGSASPFAAINKNEEPAFLWAYRHSLERVKVGQRKRGLNLGINSGEEFELIRRMLGDSFGEMELVGVDHSATAIAEAQAKFPESNVSFHVHDINDLDSLNLGRFDLIMSIGTLQSPGVEFKPLFMSLIQNYLAPGGSVILGFPNSRWMDGELIYGAKAPNYAFSEQSLLYKDVYFCKKYLQQKKFRVTLTGKPYLFLSATPFESSHQS
- the dnaJ gene encoding molecular chaperone DnaJ, whose protein sequence is MEEMSYYEILEISQSAEKTEIKKAYRKMAKKYHPDANPDDPEAEHKFKLCNEAYQVLSDDEKRSIYDRYGKQGLEGMAGGGARGGFGGFEDLGEIFEEMFGGGRRSRQNPADMDKYPLDLGVEIVLSFKEAVFGCDKEISFSYKKACAMCDGTGAKDGKLAPCQQCGGKGQVYVRQGFMTFSQTCPVCHGAGTMPGEPCSECHGAGFEEVEETITIKVPAGVDSDNRLRVSGKGNVGKRGSRGDLYVTFQVEHDETFQRHGNDVYVEVPVFFTQAILGETITIPSLTGEIELNLDQGTRDKQQYRFRDEGIEDVHGHGKGSLIAQVKLIYPKKLNDDQKALLEQLQESFGIESKPHESVFESAFEKVKGWFK
- the mltA gene encoding murein transglycosylase A, with the translated sequence MYIFHSLFTLVFLIFLGGCAQKETHLNLNGEADSSGVFVPFDALPQWNEQRAEAGLAVFKKQCGLNKVPALQTLCEEAEKSADAKAFFEANFRPFMLTEKGKEEGLMTGYYEPLLHGSANQSAAYPYPLYAPPKDLLRVELASLYPDLTHRYLRGRLQDNRVVPYPSRAQINAGDIDARPLCYVSSDIDRFFLHVQGSGRVLLDDNTTRYVGHTDRNGHPYHSIGKLMVEEGLIPKAEISLQTIRAYLRSHPAEKKRILESNPSYIFFGQRTQGATGTLGAELTPMHSVAVDRTRIPLGYPVYVDAVEPLGGEPLQLLAMAQDTGSAIKGQVRADLFWGYGEHAEAEAGRMKSPLRLWLLVPKAE
- a CDS encoding DUF4139 domain-containing protein encodes the protein MHPTRPLFLTLLASPLLLAATLSPASTETALVIYNAGIGLVHEKRQLTVEKGKQSVVYPGVATTVQTDAVSVKLPSGVTLYSQQYRFDKITLAKIIEANIGKRVRFKTGDAEHPGIGGGTLLAASPAVVRTDRGIESGIKNEDFIFDAIPDTLIMKPSLVWNVEASKRVRGEMALDYLIGSIRWKSDYTLTMDGDKGDLTGWITVDNRSGKRFENTKLHLLAGEINRPAQPRLYVGKVMMEAAAAPVAEQAVEGYHLYSVPFEVTLADNEKTQIRFIDRPSHALKRRYEVTMPAPLQSGAELKRPVSQFVDLEGFDIPLPAGTVRTYTETDGTTILLGESALDNTPKDEMVTLRLGTNFDLVAKSTLETRQDEGSYWNVKVAYRLSNRSDSAKDVDVLVPGVSSDGKATIKSTLSYERRDGYTIRFSPTLKAGETKTWQVSYRIPKP